The Cellvibrio polysaccharolyticus genomic interval ACGCGTGGGATAAAAAACCGCTGCCAAATAGCCGAAACAACCTTCCGGACGCGCATAAGCACCGTCATCGCAACCCAACACATAAGACGCAAGAGTGCGCACCTGTTTGCCGCGACCACGCTGGCTGGACTCATCCTGACCGGGGTTGAAGTGAAACAGATTATCGTGCGCGGCCGTCATAATCGTTTGCACAGCATCGGCCGCTGTAGTTTTACCCGAACCGTTGCCGCCGGAAAAAAGGCTGATAGGCCCAAACTCCAACTCGGTGTTGGGCACATTACCCCAGTTCACATAGATAAATTTTTTGAGATACATGTCGTCACCGGGTTCAGGGTCTTAAACGTGGAGTGAGCCAATACTCAGGATTCGGCATCAATAGAAATTGATTTGGCAGTGCTTTTCTTACCAACCGCTTTTTTAGTGGTGGGCTTGCTCGATACAGCGGTTTGTTTTGTTGCAACCGGCTTGCCCGCTTTGGCAGTCGTTTTAGCCGGTTTTTCGCTGACGTTTTTAGTAACAACAGGAGGCGCGACCTTTTTAGCTGTGGCTTTTTTTACGGCTGGTGAAACGCTCGCTACCGCTTTTGCGGCAACAGGCTTTTTGCTCGTTGTTTTGGCCGGTGCAAGTTTGACCGGTGATTGGGTTGGCAGGGGCTCGATTACCGGTGCTTTTTTTGTGGCTGTTTTTTTCGTAGCAACCTTTTTTTCAACCTCAACCCGGGCAACAATTTCAGGCTCAACAGGAGTTTCTGCTTGCGCTGGAACAGGAGCATCCGTTTCTTCAAAAGCCTGCTGCCCGGTTTGTAAAGCATCTTCAACATTCACTGGCGTATCTGTCGGCTCACCATCGGCCTGTGATTGGGTAAGTAGGTGATTGCCCAATTTGGCATCCTGACGAATGGCTTCAAGCCACTCATTACTCACCAGATTAACAATTAGCGGGCGGATTTTTATCCAGCTTTCACCCTGATCCAGGTCTGCCTCATTAACAAAGTGGATCAGCCGCAGTTGGCGTAACTTTTTGAAAACCTGCCGCCGCTCTACCATTTGTTCCGGCAAGGCGCGCTTGAGCAAATTTTTCATGGATAAAGTAATCGCTTCGAGCGAGATAGCCGTGCAACCCTGCTCATCAATAGCGCCTTCCCGCAAGGCCTTGTCATACTCGGCGCGAAGCACCAGTACCATGGCCACTTCGTGCTGGGAGAGACGCTGGCGAAAACCGCCGTTATAGGGCTCGTCATTTTCATCGTCAACACCGGCAAGGCGCGCGCCAGGCGGAATGAGCCGCACATAATGAAAATGCTTGTCGTGCTGAAAGCGCACGCCAATCAATGAAAGATAATCATCTACCAGCGGTTCAATGCGAACAAACTGATCATAAAATTCTGCTTCAACCTGGCTGTCATCACGACACAATACGCCGTAATCCAAAAGGCGTTGTACCAACAACTTCCAATCCTGCAAGCTAAGATCACGACTGGCCAACTGTTGCGACAGGGTGTCCGATAAACTACTCATGATGTACATCAACCAGTTTGATAACAAATTCATCGCGGGCAATAAAGTAATCGTCCAGTTGCACGCGCGGCGATTCATGCAGCCATTCGGCTTGTTGTTCAATTTCGAAACGGAATTCGGAGGAGAGATTGTTCACTGAACCCGCCTCTACCGCATGCGCCAATGCCAGTAGTTCATCGGAGTTGGCGGCGGTAAGATCGCGGCTGTTAATGCGGCCAGTATCGCGCAAGGCGGTATGGAGATATTGATGTATAGCACTGCCCTGCACAATAAAAGCGCGGTCCAGTGCTTGCTGAATCATCAACACCCGCTGTGCTTCTTTATCCAGCGGCTGCTCCTGCGCCAGACCGCTGCGTATGCGGGTTTTCTGCCAGGCATTGCGCAACTGAATTTGCGCAGGGTCCGGGTAGCCCAATTGAATGCCTGCCAGTGCGTTACCGTATTCTGCAAGCAACGCATCCTGATCAGGCGTTTCTATCGCTGCCAGATCACGGCATAACTCAATAAGACTGTTTTCACCCTGAGTGTGAATGTAACTCAACTGGCGAATGATAATGTCCGCTCGCTGGGTAAAGGTATTCAACGCCCGGCGCAGCGCTGGCAACATCACGTCACAGGCATTTTTCAAACGCGATTCAATGGTGCCGAGCAATGTGTCGAGCAAGGAGACACCCTGCACCACTCTGTGCGGCAAGGACTGGCGCAAGCGAATTTCCATCACCGCACGCCAGTCGCGCTCTGCCATCTCAGCATCGCCCTGGCCGTATTTGCGCTTGCGGCGAATGTCGCTGATCAACTTGCCAATCTGGTCGCGGTATTTTTCAACACTGTCGGCGGACAAGCGCACTTCGAGATCCGGTTTGAAAACCTTTTCCATAAAATCGAAAAATTCATCGGTAGCGTGTTGCACCAGTTGGCGCGACTCTACTTCGCGCACCAGTTGGCGTTTGCGCTCTTCCAGTTCGGAAATTACATCGGTGAAGTCACTGATAATACGTTCGGAATATTCGTAAGCATCCAGCAGGTCGTGCACTTCGCCCTGTTCAAGAAAAGCTTGCAGGCTGTTGCGGGTATTACGGGTGTTGCGATTGCGGGTACGAAAACGCTTGTTGTCATCGTCGGTAAACGGCTGGGTAAAAACGCGCCCACTGCGGCTGAAACCATAGGTGCTTTGCAGCGTGGCTTCATCGACCTGTTTTTCCAGCCAACCGCATTCCAGCAAACGGTTAATAATGAAACTGGCCAGCTCGCGGTGACTCTTGAAACGCCCCTCCCCTTCACTGCCACTTTCCTGCTCATCGAGCATCGGCGTTCGGGCAATGGCTTCCTTGAAAATATCAATCAACTGATCGCGGTTCATGGCATGACCATAATCGCGAATGTCGGTGTAGAGATGGCGATATAACAGGCGCAAACATTCCGCAACAATTTCGCGGTATTTACCGGTTAATGGCGAAAAAAAGTGCGTGCGCTGATCAACAAAAAACATGCTGATCAAATGCACGCTTTGGCAAATAATGTCGTTTCTTCTTCAGTCCAGGCGTTGTCGGCCTTCACCAACATTAAATCGCACCAGACTTCGCTACCTTTTTCAGCCTCGGCAATCGCCTTGTCGAGTTCACGGGGTGACAACTTGCTGGCTTCAGCCATGGAAGTTGCAGTAAAGGCGATTACCGTTGATTGCAAGGAATCAACATTCTGACCTTCCGCACCAACGTCGGGCAACGCCGGTATTTCCATTGCTCGCTGCGAGACATCTGACGCAGGCAAATCCACTGGCAGTGGCGCCGGGTTACGCAAAAGCCAGATACCAATATTCAACAGCAATAAACTGATAGCAAGGATGATGCTGAGCACCGGGTTTTGTTGAAAAAAATTCAATATGCCACGCATAACCAAAGTTCTCTTAAGCAGTTAGCCACTCGGCCATTTGTTCTGCATAGTAAGTAATAATCAAATCTGCCCCGGCACGCTTGAACGCTTGCAAGGATTCCAGAACGATTGCTTTTTCATCAATGACACCGGCGGCGGCACCGGCTTTAATCATGGCGTATTCACCGCTCACCTGATAAACCGCCAGGGGACGTGATGAATGGGCGCGAATATTGGCCAGCACATCAAGGTAGGCAATGCCAGGTTTCACCATCAAAATATCAGCGCCTTCGGCTTCATCCAGTAAGGATTCAGCAAGCGCTTCGCGGCCATTGGCCGGGTCCATCTGGTAGGTATCGCGGGTGCCTTTAAAGGTGCTGTCTACCGCGTCGCGAAACGGACCGTAAAAAGCAGAGGCAAATTTGGTGGAATAAGACATCACCGGAATGTGGCGATAACCGGCGGCATCCAGCGCCTCGCGGATCGCCGCGATCATACCGTCTTGCATACCGGAGGGCGCGATCATATCAACACCGGCTTTGGCAGAAGCGACCACCTGCTTTTGCAAATTAATAAGTGTCAGATCGTTATCAACATCTACCGTGTTACCGCAGGAATGAATAACGCCGCAGTGACCATGGGTGGTGTATTCACAAAAGCAATTGTCACTGATCACCAGCATTTCCGGTACAGCGGCTTTGGCGATGCGGATCATCCGGGCCAGCAAACCATTCTCACTCCAGGTATCCGAGCCATCTTCATCTTTATGGGTGGATACGCCAAATAAAATAATAGCTTTAACGCCTGCGCGCCAAACACGCTGCACCACCTCTGCCAACTGTGTTTCAGGATAGCGAACCACACCGGTCATGCTCGGGATGGCAACCGGTTGTTCAATACCTTCCTCGACGAAAATCGGAAGAATAAAATCGTCCATGCTCAAACGGGTTTCCTTAACCAGCTTGCGCAGCACGCTGGTTTGCCGCAAACGGCGAAAACGAAAAGTTGGATAAGCTGACGGAGATTGCATAGTCATTGCAGTAGCCTTGTCATAAAAACAAACCCGCAGATTGCAGGCGTTACAGTAAATTTCCTTCATGACTCCATTCGCAACGAACGGCCATGTTACCTGAACCGGGCTTGTGGCCTGAACCGCCCGCCTCCCATATAAACGTGTGCGTACCGGAAAGCTCTGTTTCGAGATGAACCGTAGCCGACACCCAATACATTCTTTTCAACAATTGCTCGAATTGCTCTACCCACTGATCCCACTCGTATTCAACTGCCTTGTAGGATGCACCAAAATGCATAACGTCTGTCTGGTAATGGGTGTTCATGGTATGTGCCGCAGGAATGGAAAACATTTCACGGGAAAGAAATGGCCATTCATCGGCACAGGGCAAAGCCAGCATGGCTTCGCGATTGGTGCGCAAGCGCTCGGTGTCTGCCACCAGTGACACGGTATCTTTTATACATCCGTATACGATTGATTCCTGGTCCATAATTTTATTCCCGCAATATATTCATCAATACAGCGAAAAACTCGCAATCAACCCGCTGCCGGGCGGCTAACCAAACAAGCGCCAGCCACGACGTTCCAAACGCTTCTCGCAACCCGCCAACTGTTGTCGATAACGGGATGCTCTGGTTTCTACCTGGCGCGCAGTGGATAGCAGCCAGTTTTTCTTACGATAGGTGCCACGGTTATAGCCACCGTGCCCTTCGTGGTAAGCCAGATACTGATCGTAAGCGTTATTCAACGGAATACGACTGCGCTGAAGACTTTTGCGGTTGTACCAACCGATAAAATCAATAGCATC includes:
- a CDS encoding DUF4194 domain-containing protein, with the protein product MSSLSDTLSQQLASRDLSLQDWKLLVQRLLDYGVLCRDDSQVEAEFYDQFVRIEPLVDDYLSLIGVRFQHDKHFHYVRLIPPGARLAGVDDENDEPYNGGFRQRLSQHEVAMVLVLRAEYDKALREGAIDEQGCTAISLEAITLSMKNLLKRALPEQMVERRQVFKKLRQLRLIHFVNEADLDQGESWIKIRPLIVNLVSNEWLEAIRQDAKLGNHLLTQSQADGEPTDTPVNVEDALQTGQQAFEETDAPVPAQAETPVEPEIVARVEVEKKVATKKTATKKAPVIEPLPTQSPVKLAPAKTTSKKPVAAKAVASVSPAVKKATAKKVAPPVVTKNVSEKPAKTTAKAGKPVATKQTAVSSKPTTKKAVGKKSTAKSISIDAES
- a CDS encoding Wadjet anti-phage system protein JetA family protein — translated: MFFVDQRTHFFSPLTGKYREIVAECLRLLYRHLYTDIRDYGHAMNRDQLIDIFKEAIARTPMLDEQESGSEGEGRFKSHRELASFIINRLLECGWLEKQVDEATLQSTYGFSRSGRVFTQPFTDDDNKRFRTRNRNTRNTRNSLQAFLEQGEVHDLLDAYEYSERIISDFTDVISELEERKRQLVREVESRQLVQHATDEFFDFMEKVFKPDLEVRLSADSVEKYRDQIGKLISDIRRKRKYGQGDAEMAERDWRAVMEIRLRQSLPHRVVQGVSLLDTLLGTIESRLKNACDVMLPALRRALNTFTQRADIIIRQLSYIHTQGENSLIELCRDLAAIETPDQDALLAEYGNALAGIQLGYPDPAQIQLRNAWQKTRIRSGLAQEQPLDKEAQRVLMIQQALDRAFIVQGSAIHQYLHTALRDTGRINSRDLTAANSDELLALAHAVEAGSVNNLSSEFRFEIEQQAEWLHESPRVQLDDYFIARDEFVIKLVDVHHE
- a CDS encoding DUF3012 domain-containing protein — protein: MRGILNFFQQNPVLSIILAISLLLLNIGIWLLRNPAPLPVDLPASDVSQRAMEIPALPDVGAEGQNVDSLQSTVIAFTATSMAEASKLSPRELDKAIAEAEKGSEVWCDLMLVKADNAWTEEETTLFAKACI
- the hemB gene encoding porphobilinogen synthase, with the protein product MTMQSPSAYPTFRFRRLRQTSVLRKLVKETRLSMDDFILPIFVEEGIEQPVAIPSMTGVVRYPETQLAEVVQRVWRAGVKAIILFGVSTHKDEDGSDTWSENGLLARMIRIAKAAVPEMLVISDNCFCEYTTHGHCGVIHSCGNTVDVDNDLTLINLQKQVVASAKAGVDMIAPSGMQDGMIAAIREALDAAGYRHIPVMSYSTKFASAFYGPFRDAVDSTFKGTRDTYQMDPANGREALAESLLDEAEGADILMVKPGIAYLDVLANIRAHSSRPLAVYQVSGEYAMIKAGAAAGVIDEKAIVLESLQAFKRAGADLIITYYAEQMAEWLTA